A DNA window from Bufo gargarizans isolate SCDJY-AF-19 unplaced genomic scaffold, ASM1485885v1 fragScaff_scaffold_41_pilon:::fragment_2:::debris, whole genome shotgun sequence contains the following coding sequences:
- the TPX2 gene encoding targeting protein for Xklp2 isoform X2: MSGLQENYSFDAPSTYIDFGSFHEEDQNADSWFDQMTDENEPPSDSGSATQAQADENAVSDSGNVKQQKTPATHARRRSSKHLSAQQRSKQLAKIRAERKKVTPKQEEHPPYKRQRLNAIKCKSTDPTVNKGLSTSVSETSPKPKSKLTRPSTPTVLKRKNMALKVKNSEEQELEKVQQLQQELSERLKKNEESLKSALAGSGQVLKKVPIQVTKPVDIHFHTDDRIKRHQEETSGEQYKQVDFTSELRKHPPSPARIPKGGRTIPKPFNLSQGNKRKHEETTGEYVSTAEQIIAFCKKTPQRFHMRSRQKDMEGPSPVKNVKLKLTHPKTPLLQTKQRHRPTNCKSSAELEAEELDKLQQYKFKAQELNTKILEGNHILPKKPPVKESTKPIGFNLEIEKRLQQREKKDCEEESYTFRSKPCPSKILTDIVGVPGKIALPLTMPQSPAFALKNRVRIQTLEEMKEEPMPIIKANPMPHYGVPFKPKVVEHRQVEVCPFSFTERDQQQMEVKEKKLDQLRNPEVPKFKAQPLPDFDHIALPEKKVKEVTLQAPFDLQMDKRGEHKLQRWKQQIKEEQKQQKEMTVFKARPNTVTQQEPFIPKKDSRILTVQDSFELATEKRAKERQEFEKLLAEKEAQKSLMEEEQRRQQEEQEREEINRLRHELVHKAQPVRKFKQVDVKTSDIPLTVPKSPKFSDRFNI, encoded by the exons ATCAAATGACAGATGAAAACGAACCCCCCTCTGACTCTGGGAGCGCGACGCAGGCACAAGCAG ATGAGAATGCAGTCAGTGATTCAGGGAACGTCAAACAGCAGAAGACTCCGGCAACACATGCCAGAAG aCGGTCTTCAAAACATTTGTCTGCACAACAGAGGAGCAAGCAGTTGGCGAAAATCAGAGCTGAAAGGAAAAAGGTTACTCCTAAACAGGAAGAGCACCCTCCCTATAAGCGGCAGAGGTT GAATGCTATCAAATGCAAATCCACAGACCCCACAGTCAACAAAGGGTTGTCCACCAGTGTGTCAGAAACATCCCCCAAACCAAAGTCCAAGCTGACCCGGCCATCAACCCCCACAGTTCTCAA GAGGAAGAATATGGCCTTAAAGGTAAAGAACTCAGAAGAACAAGAACTTGAGAAGGTGCAGCAACTTCAGCAAGAACTTTCAGAAAGACTGAAAAAGAATGAGGAGTCCCTGAAATCTGCGTTGGCTGGATCGG GTCAAGTTTTGAAGAAGGTGCCAATTCAGGTTACTAAGCCTGTAGATATTCACTTCCACACAGATGATCGGATTAAGAGACATCAAGAGGAGACAAGTGGGGAGCAGTACAAACAGGTGGACTTTACTTCCGAGCTCCGCAAACACCCACCCTCTCCA GCTCGTATACCAAAAGGTGGTCGTACCATACCCAAACCTTTCAACCTGTCACAGGGCAACAAGAGGAAACACGAGGAGACAACAGGGGAGTATGTTTCTACAGCTGAGCAAATTATAGCTTTTTGCAAAAAGACACCACAGCGCTTCCACATGCGCAGCCGGCAGAAGGATATGGAAG GTCCATCACCTGTGAAAAATGTAAAGTTAAAACTCACACATCCAAAAACCCCTCTACTACAGACCAAGCAGCGACATAGACCAACTAACTGCAAGAGCTCTGCAGAACTGGAAGCGGAAGAGTTGGATAAATTACAGCA ataTAAATTTAAAGCCCAGGAGCTCAACACAAAGATCTTGGAAGGTAACCATATCCTTCCAAAGAAACCCCCTGTTAAAGAATCCACCAAACCTATAGGATTTAACCTTGAAATTGAGAAGAGACTGCAGCAGCGGGAGAAGAAAGATTGCGAGGAAGAGTCATACACCTTCCGTTCCAAACCTTGTCCCAGCAAGATCTTGACAGACATAGTG GGTGTTCCTGGGAAGATAGCGCTGCCATTAACCATGCCGCAGTCTCCGGCTTTTGCCCTTAAGAACAGAGTGCGCATACAAACCTTGGAAGAGATGAAG GAAGAACCTATGCCCATCATAAAAGCCAACCCGATGCCCCATTATGGCGTGCCCTTTAAGCCAAAGGTGGTAGAGCACAGACAAGTGGAAGTGTGTCCCTTCTCATTCACTGAACGTGACCAGCAGCAGATGGAagtaaaagagaaaaaattaGACCAGCTCAGAAATCCAGAA GTTCCTAAATTCAAGGCTCAGCCTCTGCCCGACTTTGACCACATTGCCCTTCCTGAGAAAAAGGTGAAGGAGGTGACGCTCCAAGCACCCTTTGACTTGCAGATGGATAAACGTGGGGAGCATAAGCTGCAAAGGTGGAAGCAACAG ATAAAAGAAGAGCAAAAGCAACAGAAAGAAATGACAGTCTTCAAGGCACGTCCCAACACTGTGACCCAGCAGGAGCCATTTATTCCCAAGAAAGATAGCCGTATATTGACAG TTCAAGACAGTTTTGAGCTGGCTACAGAGAAACGTGCCAAGGAACGGCAGGAATTTGAAAAGTTGTTGGCAGAGAAGGAGGCTCAGAAGAGTCTCATGGAAGAGGAACAACGCAGGCAGCAAGAGGAGCAGGAGAGAGAAGAGATCAACAGATTACGACATGAACTG gttCACAAGGCTCAACCAGTTAGAAAATTCAAGCAGGTCGATGTCAAAACAAGCGACATTCCACTGACTGTGCCCAAGTCTCCAAAGTTCTCAGACCGATTTAATATTTAG
- the TPX2 gene encoding targeting protein for Xklp2 isoform X1, producing MSGLQENYSFDAPSTYIDFGSFHEEDQNADSWFDQMTDENEPPSDSGSATQAQADENAVSDSGNVKQQKTPATHARRRSSKHLSAQQRSKQLAKIRAERKKVTPKQEEHPPYKRQRLNAIKCKSTDPTVNKGLSTSVSETSPKPKSKLTRPSTPTVLKRKNMALKVKNSEEQELEKVQQLQQELSERLKKNEESLKSALAGSGQVLKKVPIQVTKPVDIHFHTDDRIKRHQEETSGEQYKQVDFTSELRKHPPSPARIPKGGRTIPKPFNLSQGNKRKHEETTGEYVSTAEQIIAFCKKTPQRFHMRSRQKDMEGPSPVKNVKLKLTHPKTPLLQTKQRHRPTNCKSSAELEAEELDKLQQYKFKAQELNTKILEGNHILPKKPPVKESTKPIGFNLEIEKRLQQREKKDCEEESYTFRSKPCPSKILTDIVGVPGKIALPLTMPQSPAFALKNRVRIQTLEEMKEEPMPIIKANPMPHYGVPFKPKVVEHRQVEVCPFSFTERDQQQMEVKEKKLDQLRNPEVPKFKAQPLPDFDHIALPEKKVKEVTLQAPFDLQMDKRGEHKLQRWKQQIKEEQKQQKEMTVFKARPNTVTQQEPFIPKKDSRILTESLSGSIVQDSFELATEKRAKERQEFEKLLAEKEAQKSLMEEEQRRQQEEQEREEINRLRHELVHKAQPVRKFKQVDVKTSDIPLTVPKSPKFSDRFNI from the exons ATCAAATGACAGATGAAAACGAACCCCCCTCTGACTCTGGGAGCGCGACGCAGGCACAAGCAG ATGAGAATGCAGTCAGTGATTCAGGGAACGTCAAACAGCAGAAGACTCCGGCAACACATGCCAGAAG aCGGTCTTCAAAACATTTGTCTGCACAACAGAGGAGCAAGCAGTTGGCGAAAATCAGAGCTGAAAGGAAAAAGGTTACTCCTAAACAGGAAGAGCACCCTCCCTATAAGCGGCAGAGGTT GAATGCTATCAAATGCAAATCCACAGACCCCACAGTCAACAAAGGGTTGTCCACCAGTGTGTCAGAAACATCCCCCAAACCAAAGTCCAAGCTGACCCGGCCATCAACCCCCACAGTTCTCAA GAGGAAGAATATGGCCTTAAAGGTAAAGAACTCAGAAGAACAAGAACTTGAGAAGGTGCAGCAACTTCAGCAAGAACTTTCAGAAAGACTGAAAAAGAATGAGGAGTCCCTGAAATCTGCGTTGGCTGGATCGG GTCAAGTTTTGAAGAAGGTGCCAATTCAGGTTACTAAGCCTGTAGATATTCACTTCCACACAGATGATCGGATTAAGAGACATCAAGAGGAGACAAGTGGGGAGCAGTACAAACAGGTGGACTTTACTTCCGAGCTCCGCAAACACCCACCCTCTCCA GCTCGTATACCAAAAGGTGGTCGTACCATACCCAAACCTTTCAACCTGTCACAGGGCAACAAGAGGAAACACGAGGAGACAACAGGGGAGTATGTTTCTACAGCTGAGCAAATTATAGCTTTTTGCAAAAAGACACCACAGCGCTTCCACATGCGCAGCCGGCAGAAGGATATGGAAG GTCCATCACCTGTGAAAAATGTAAAGTTAAAACTCACACATCCAAAAACCCCTCTACTACAGACCAAGCAGCGACATAGACCAACTAACTGCAAGAGCTCTGCAGAACTGGAAGCGGAAGAGTTGGATAAATTACAGCA ataTAAATTTAAAGCCCAGGAGCTCAACACAAAGATCTTGGAAGGTAACCATATCCTTCCAAAGAAACCCCCTGTTAAAGAATCCACCAAACCTATAGGATTTAACCTTGAAATTGAGAAGAGACTGCAGCAGCGGGAGAAGAAAGATTGCGAGGAAGAGTCATACACCTTCCGTTCCAAACCTTGTCCCAGCAAGATCTTGACAGACATAGTG GGTGTTCCTGGGAAGATAGCGCTGCCATTAACCATGCCGCAGTCTCCGGCTTTTGCCCTTAAGAACAGAGTGCGCATACAAACCTTGGAAGAGATGAAG GAAGAACCTATGCCCATCATAAAAGCCAACCCGATGCCCCATTATGGCGTGCCCTTTAAGCCAAAGGTGGTAGAGCACAGACAAGTGGAAGTGTGTCCCTTCTCATTCACTGAACGTGACCAGCAGCAGATGGAagtaaaagagaaaaaattaGACCAGCTCAGAAATCCAGAA GTTCCTAAATTCAAGGCTCAGCCTCTGCCCGACTTTGACCACATTGCCCTTCCTGAGAAAAAGGTGAAGGAGGTGACGCTCCAAGCACCCTTTGACTTGCAGATGGATAAACGTGGGGAGCATAAGCTGCAAAGGTGGAAGCAACAG ATAAAAGAAGAGCAAAAGCAACAGAAAGAAATGACAGTCTTCAAGGCACGTCCCAACACTGTGACCCAGCAGGAGCCATTTATTCCCAAGAAAGATAGCCGTATATTGACAG AGAGCCTTTCTGGTTCCATAGTTCAAGACAGTTTTGAGCTGGCTACAGAGAAACGTGCCAAGGAACGGCAGGAATTTGAAAAGTTGTTGGCAGAGAAGGAGGCTCAGAAGAGTCTCATGGAAGAGGAACAACGCAGGCAGCAAGAGGAGCAGGAGAGAGAAGAGATCAACAGATTACGACATGAACTG gttCACAAGGCTCAACCAGTTAGAAAATTCAAGCAGGTCGATGTCAAAACAAGCGACATTCCACTGACTGTGCCCAAGTCTCCAAAGTTCTCAGACCGATTTAATATTTAG